The following are encoded in a window of Acinonyx jubatus isolate Ajub_Pintada_27869175 chromosome D4, VMU_Ajub_asm_v1.0, whole genome shotgun sequence genomic DNA:
- the SUSD3 gene encoding sushi domain-containing protein 3 isoform X1: MHGAASTPRRRARPGGRAVDAEPAPGNGTGTCTRVQPPPRGTLQVLRGDGTSVGTVLVFHCPSGHQMVGSGLLTCAWKGSIAEWSSVSPVCKSVPPYETFGFKVAVIASIVSCAVILLMSVAFLTCCLTRCMKRSEQPSDRATQLWLQLRAGDLDTVQASYLGLKGPNNGGGGGRDPGVRPGQAHDNYSFTTDLGEGTREMAGMARGVDKDPWTTRPAGSPRAQVMVHTADPGHALPTSWPAAGMSRQHVAYVPG, encoded by the exons ATGCACGGGGCGGCCTCGACCCCTCGCCGCAGGGCGAGGCCCGGGGGGCGCGCGGTGGACGCCGAACCCGCCCCGGGGAACGGCACAG GCACGTGCACACGGGTGCAGCCACCCCCGCGGGGCACCCTTCAAGTCCTTCGTGGCGACGGCACTTCTGTGGGGACTGTCCTCGTGTTCCACTGCCCCTCAGGCCACCAGATGGTTGGGTCCGGCCTCCTCACCTGTGCTTGGAAGGGGAGCATCGCCGAGTGGTCTTCAGTGAGCCCCGTGTGCAAAT CCGTGCCGCCGTACGAGACCTTCGGCTTCAAGGTGGCCGTGATCGCCTCCATCGTCAGCTGTGCCGTCATCCTACTCATGTCCGTGGCCTTCCTCACCTGCTGCCTCACGAGGTGCATGAAGAGGAGCGAGCAGCCGTCCGACAG GGCAACccagctgtggctccagctgAGAGCCGGGGACTTGGATACGGTGCAGGCCTCCTACCTCGGCCTCAAGGGCCCGAACAATGGCGGCGGTGGTGGCAGGGACCCCGGGGTCCGCCCTGGCCAGGCGCACGACAACTACAGCTTCACCAC AGACCTGGGTGAGGGCACCAGAGAAATGGCTGGCATGGCCCGTGGCGTGGACAAGGACCCCTGGACCACCCGTCCTGCTGGCTCACCCCGTGCCCAGGTGATGGTGCACACGGCGGACCCGGGGCACGCCCTGCCTACCTCCTGGCCCGCTGCAGGAATGTCCAGGCAGCATGTGGCCTACGTCCCGGGGTGA
- the CARD19 gene encoding caspase recruitment domain-containing protein 19 isoform X3, which translates to MTEQTYCDRLVQDTPFLMGHGRLSEQQVDRIILQLNRYYPQILSNNDAEKFRNPKASLRVRLCDLLGHLQRSGERDCQEFYRALYIHAQPLHSRLPSRLALRPVAFLACLGLAAGLALLVYCCPPDPKVLPGTRRVLGFSPIIVDRHVSRFLLAFLTDDLGGL; encoded by the exons ATGACAG AGCAGACCTACTGTGACCGCCTGGTCCAGGACACGCCTTTCCTGATGGGCCACGGACGCCTCAGTGAGCAGCAGGTGGACAGGATCATCCTCCAGCTGAACCGCTACTACCCCCAGATCCTCAGCAACAATGATGCAGAgaag TTCCGGAATCCCAAGGCGTCCCTGCGAGTGCGGCTCTGTGACCTGCTGGGCCACCTGCAGCGGAGCGGTGAGCGGGACTGCCAGGAGTTCTACCGGGCCCTGTACATCCACGCGCAGCCCCTGCACAGCCGCCTGCCCAGCCGGCTGGCCCTGC GACCCGTGGCCTTCCTGGCCTGCCTCGGCCTGGCCGCGGGGCTGGCGCTCCTCGTCTACTGCTGCCCTCCAG ACCCCAAGGTGCTGCCGGGGACCCGGCGTGTCCTGGGCTTCTCCCCCATCATCGTCGACAGGCACGTCAGCCGCTTCCTGCTGGCCTTCCTCACAGATGACCTGGGAGGGCTCTGA
- the CARD19 gene encoding caspase recruitment domain-containing protein 19 isoform X1 translates to MTEQTYCDRLVQDTPFLMGHGRLSEQQVDRIILQLNRYYPQILSNNDAEKFRNPKASLRVRLCDLLGHLQRSGERDCQEFYRALYIHAQPLHSRLPSRLALRKCAPRAPRQEQAVGCGHCRISRACCYTGGGVWRVWLRPPSSLVPWGPSPAGWGPAHGCAGLEYLRPPWRKLWSCPRLRVPWPGAGGSP, encoded by the exons ATGACAG AGCAGACCTACTGTGACCGCCTGGTCCAGGACACGCCTTTCCTGATGGGCCACGGACGCCTCAGTGAGCAGCAGGTGGACAGGATCATCCTCCAGCTGAACCGCTACTACCCCCAGATCCTCAGCAACAATGATGCAGAgaag TTCCGGAATCCCAAGGCGTCCCTGCGAGTGCGGCTCTGTGACCTGCTGGGCCACCTGCAGCGGAGCGGTGAGCGGGACTGCCAGGAGTTCTACCGGGCCCTGTACATCCACGCGCAGCCCCTGCACAGCCGCCTGCCCAGCCGGCTGGCCCTGCGTAAGTGTGCCCCCCGCGCCCCCAGACAGGAGCAAGCGGTCGGATGCGGACACTGCCGCATCTCGCGTGCCTGCTGTTACACAGGAGGAGGCGTCTGGCGGGTGTGGCTCCGCCCTCCCTCCAGCCTGGTGCCCTGGGGCCCGTCACCTGCGGGCTGGGGGCCCGCTCACGGCTGTGCCGGCCTTGAGTATCTGCGCCCCCCGTGGCGGAAACTGTGGTCGTGCCCACGACTGAGGGTGCCCTGGCCAGGGGCGGGGGGATCCCCGTAA
- the CARD19 gene encoding caspase recruitment domain-containing protein 19 isoform X2, translated as MTEQTYCDRLVQDTPFLMGHGRLSEQQVDRIILQLNRYYPQILSNNDAEKFRNPKASLRVRLCDLLGHLQRSGERDCQEFYRALYIHAQPLHSRLPSRLALQNSDCTELDSGTVGRELSDRGPVAFLACLGLAAGLALLVYCCPPDPKVLPGTRRVLGFSPIIVDRHVSRFLLAFLTDDLGGL; from the exons ATGACAG AGCAGACCTACTGTGACCGCCTGGTCCAGGACACGCCTTTCCTGATGGGCCACGGACGCCTCAGTGAGCAGCAGGTGGACAGGATCATCCTCCAGCTGAACCGCTACTACCCCCAGATCCTCAGCAACAATGATGCAGAgaag TTCCGGAATCCCAAGGCGTCCCTGCGAGTGCGGCTCTGTGACCTGCTGGGCCACCTGCAGCGGAGCGGTGAGCGGGACTGCCAGGAGTTCTACCGGGCCCTGTACATCCACGCGCAGCCCCTGCACAGCCGCCTGCCCAGCCGGCTGGCCCTGC AGAACTCAGATTGCACAGAGCTAGACTCCGGCACCGTGGGCCGCGAGCTCAGTGACAGGG GACCCGTGGCCTTCCTGGCCTGCCTCGGCCTGGCCGCGGGGCTGGCGCTCCTCGTCTACTGCTGCCCTCCAG ACCCCAAGGTGCTGCCGGGGACCCGGCGTGTCCTGGGCTTCTCCCCCATCATCGTCGACAGGCACGTCAGCCGCTTCCTGCTGGCCTTCCTCACAGATGACCTGGGAGGGCTCTGA
- the SUSD3 gene encoding sushi domain-containing protein 3 isoform X2 yields MAVLSGYFQMGHRPRAAGTCTRVQPPPRGTLQVLRGDGTSVGTVLVFHCPSGHQMVGSGLLTCAWKGSIAEWSSVSPVCKSVPPYETFGFKVAVIASIVSCAVILLMSVAFLTCCLTRCMKRSEQPSDRATQLWLQLRAGDLDTVQASYLGLKGPNNGGGGGRDPGVRPGQAHDNYSFTTDLGEGTREMAGMARGVDKDPWTTRPAGSPRAQVMVHTADPGHALPTSWPAAGMSRQHVAYVPG; encoded by the exons ATGGCAGTGCTGTCTGGGTACTTCCAGATGGGTCACAGGCCCAGAGCAGCAG GCACGTGCACACGGGTGCAGCCACCCCCGCGGGGCACCCTTCAAGTCCTTCGTGGCGACGGCACTTCTGTGGGGACTGTCCTCGTGTTCCACTGCCCCTCAGGCCACCAGATGGTTGGGTCCGGCCTCCTCACCTGTGCTTGGAAGGGGAGCATCGCCGAGTGGTCTTCAGTGAGCCCCGTGTGCAAAT CCGTGCCGCCGTACGAGACCTTCGGCTTCAAGGTGGCCGTGATCGCCTCCATCGTCAGCTGTGCCGTCATCCTACTCATGTCCGTGGCCTTCCTCACCTGCTGCCTCACGAGGTGCATGAAGAGGAGCGAGCAGCCGTCCGACAG GGCAACccagctgtggctccagctgAGAGCCGGGGACTTGGATACGGTGCAGGCCTCCTACCTCGGCCTCAAGGGCCCGAACAATGGCGGCGGTGGTGGCAGGGACCCCGGGGTCCGCCCTGGCCAGGCGCACGACAACTACAGCTTCACCAC AGACCTGGGTGAGGGCACCAGAGAAATGGCTGGCATGGCCCGTGGCGTGGACAAGGACCCCTGGACCACCCGTCCTGCTGGCTCACCCCGTGCCCAGGTGATGGTGCACACGGCGGACCCGGGGCACGCCCTGCCTACCTCCTGGCCCGCTGCAGGAATGTCCAGGCAGCATGTGGCCTACGTCCCGGGGTGA
- the CARD19 gene encoding caspase recruitment domain-containing protein 19 isoform X4, protein MTEQTYCDRLVQDTPFLMGHGRLSEQQVDRIILQLNRYYPQILSNNDAEKFRNPKASLRVRLCDLLGHLQRSGERDCQEFYRALYIHAQPLHSRLPSRLALQNSDCTELDSGTVGRELSDRDPKVLPGTRRVLGFSPIIVDRHVSRFLLAFLTDDLGGL, encoded by the exons ATGACAG AGCAGACCTACTGTGACCGCCTGGTCCAGGACACGCCTTTCCTGATGGGCCACGGACGCCTCAGTGAGCAGCAGGTGGACAGGATCATCCTCCAGCTGAACCGCTACTACCCCCAGATCCTCAGCAACAATGATGCAGAgaag TTCCGGAATCCCAAGGCGTCCCTGCGAGTGCGGCTCTGTGACCTGCTGGGCCACCTGCAGCGGAGCGGTGAGCGGGACTGCCAGGAGTTCTACCGGGCCCTGTACATCCACGCGCAGCCCCTGCACAGCCGCCTGCCCAGCCGGCTGGCCCTGC AGAACTCAGATTGCACAGAGCTAGACTCCGGCACCGTGGGCCGCGAGCTCAGTGACAGGG ACCCCAAGGTGCTGCCGGGGACCCGGCGTGTCCTGGGCTTCTCCCCCATCATCGTCGACAGGCACGTCAGCCGCTTCCTGCTGGCCTTCCTCACAGATGACCTGGGAGGGCTCTGA
- the SUSD3 gene encoding sushi domain-containing protein 3 isoform X3 — MGILATPTGTGSSTGCTCTRVQPPPRGTLQVLRGDGTSVGTVLVFHCPSGHQMVGSGLLTCAWKGSIAEWSSVSPVCKSVPPYETFGFKVAVIASIVSCAVILLMSVAFLTCCLTRCMKRSEQPSDRATQLWLQLRAGDLDTVQASYLGLKGPNNGGGGGRDPGVRPGQAHDNYSFTTDLGEGTREMAGMARGVDKDPWTTRPAGSPRAQVMVHTADPGHALPTSWPAAGMSRQHVAYVPG, encoded by the exons ATGGGCATCCTGGCCACCCCCACGGGAACCGGCAGCAGCACAGGAT GCACGTGCACACGGGTGCAGCCACCCCCGCGGGGCACCCTTCAAGTCCTTCGTGGCGACGGCACTTCTGTGGGGACTGTCCTCGTGTTCCACTGCCCCTCAGGCCACCAGATGGTTGGGTCCGGCCTCCTCACCTGTGCTTGGAAGGGGAGCATCGCCGAGTGGTCTTCAGTGAGCCCCGTGTGCAAAT CCGTGCCGCCGTACGAGACCTTCGGCTTCAAGGTGGCCGTGATCGCCTCCATCGTCAGCTGTGCCGTCATCCTACTCATGTCCGTGGCCTTCCTCACCTGCTGCCTCACGAGGTGCATGAAGAGGAGCGAGCAGCCGTCCGACAG GGCAACccagctgtggctccagctgAGAGCCGGGGACTTGGATACGGTGCAGGCCTCCTACCTCGGCCTCAAGGGCCCGAACAATGGCGGCGGTGGTGGCAGGGACCCCGGGGTCCGCCCTGGCCAGGCGCACGACAACTACAGCTTCACCAC AGACCTGGGTGAGGGCACCAGAGAAATGGCTGGCATGGCCCGTGGCGTGGACAAGGACCCCTGGACCACCCGTCCTGCTGGCTCACCCCGTGCCCAGGTGATGGTGCACACGGCGGACCCGGGGCACGCCCTGCCTACCTCCTGGCCCGCTGCAGGAATGTCCAGGCAGCATGTGGCCTACGTCCCGGGGTGA